In Cellvibrio polysaccharolyticus, a genomic segment contains:
- a CDS encoding anhydro-N-acetylmuramic acid kinase: MKRYYVGLMSGTSADAIDAVLVDFSTGTAIKQTLSHPYSQQISREIRALARPGTNEIERALSLDVLLGELFADTVQKLLHLAGVAANEVAAIGSHGQTIRHRPATINTAGFSWQVADPNIIAERTGITTIADFRRRDIAAGGQGAPLVPAFHQSVFQSAERHRVIVNIGGIANLTWLPIEGTVVGFDTGPGNTLMDAWIQQHQQRAYDAEGAWAISGKVNQPLLAELLADPFFMLPFPKSTGPEYFNLAWLEHKIHQHLLNPEDVQATLLALTSHSIAQAITTLAPSGPTDVFVCGGGSKNHALMKSLQRQLPDFSVSSTTMLGVDPMWVEALAFAWLAKQTMESKTGNLAAVTGAKGARVLGGIYPG; the protein is encoded by the coding sequence ATGAAGCGGTACTATGTCGGACTGATGTCCGGAACCAGTGCCGACGCCATAGATGCAGTACTGGTCGATTTTTCGACCGGTACTGCCATCAAGCAAACCCTCTCCCACCCTTATTCACAACAGATCAGTCGTGAGATTCGAGCCCTGGCTCGCCCCGGAACCAATGAAATAGAGCGCGCGCTTTCGCTGGACGTTTTATTGGGAGAATTATTTGCTGACACCGTTCAGAAATTACTTCATCTCGCCGGCGTTGCAGCCAATGAGGTCGCAGCGATTGGCAGCCACGGGCAAACCATCCGGCATCGCCCCGCCACCATCAATACCGCCGGCTTCAGCTGGCAGGTTGCCGACCCCAACATTATTGCCGAGAGAACCGGCATCACGACTATCGCTGATTTCCGCCGTCGGGATATCGCGGCCGGCGGGCAAGGTGCACCGCTGGTACCAGCCTTCCATCAATCTGTTTTTCAATCTGCCGAACGCCATCGGGTAATTGTTAATATCGGCGGCATTGCCAATCTGACCTGGCTGCCGATCGAAGGCACGGTGGTCGGTTTCGATACGGGCCCCGGCAACACGCTTATGGATGCCTGGATTCAACAGCATCAGCAACGGGCTTATGATGCGGAAGGCGCATGGGCAATCTCGGGGAAGGTCAATCAACCACTGCTTGCAGAATTACTGGCAGATCCTTTTTTCATGCTGCCATTTCCAAAGAGTACAGGGCCGGAATATTTCAATCTGGCATGGCTGGAGCACAAGATACACCAGCACTTGCTGAACCCGGAGGATGTGCAGGCAACCCTGCTGGCCCTGACTAGCCATTCGATTGCTCAGGCGATAACAACTCTTGCCCCTTCAGGCCCAACGGATGTTTTTGTATGCGGCGGTGGCAGTAAGAACCATGCGCTGATGAAGAGCCTTCAACGACAGCTTCCGGATTTTTCTGTCAGCAGCACAACGATGCTGGGAGTCGACCCTATGTGGGTGGAAGCGCTGGCATTTGCATGGCTGGCCAAACAAACTATGGAAAGCAAAACCGGCAATCTGGCCGCCGTTACCGGGGCAAAAGGTGCCAGAGTGCTGGGGGGAATTTATCCGGGGTAA
- a CDS encoding peptidoglycan DD-metalloendopeptidase family protein, with product MQPLQNLCKKFPGAVVKQFPKGHLMAAGALTVILASGLIFYPSDTPAVEAVSTVSTEPAFISLPAQDAPALLPVNSILDATLASTPFAITDISALPEQEQQAVVDENIRPKEFTIKSGDSLSIIFQRAGLGDGAIYELFNSSPDSKELRRIMPGQTIAFAISDDGKLEKLTYVKNELTSLEFSRTEKGFSSKKVEREPEIRTAFRHATINSSLFMAGKNAGMSNSMVMDLANIFAWDIDFAQDIRRGDQFKVMFEEKFIDGKKIGNGAILAVEFINQGKKHNAVRYTDREGYTNYYTPTGESMRKAFLRMPVDFARISSHFNLNRKHPVLHTIRAHKGTDYAAPRGTPIKAAGDGKIVHAAAKGGYGNTVIIQHGQGYQTLYAHMHNFARNIKSGSRVRQGDIIGYVGTTGLSTGPHLHYEFHVNGVPKNPLTIDLPKTVAIEKSEKQEFLSKTRMVVAQLDQYRTPTQLALADDTEPNIN from the coding sequence ATGCAACCCCTTCAAAACCTTTGCAAAAAATTTCCGGGCGCTGTCGTCAAACAGTTCCCCAAAGGCCATCTGATGGCGGCAGGCGCACTGACGGTGATCCTGGCGAGCGGCCTCATTTTTTATCCCTCTGATACACCAGCTGTTGAAGCAGTCAGTACCGTATCCACAGAACCGGCATTTATCTCTCTCCCTGCACAGGATGCACCAGCACTATTACCCGTTAATAGTATTCTGGATGCGACCCTGGCCAGCACCCCTTTTGCGATAACGGATATCTCGGCACTCCCGGAGCAGGAGCAACAAGCGGTTGTTGATGAGAATATTCGCCCCAAAGAATTCACCATTAAAAGCGGCGACAGCCTCTCTATTATCTTTCAGAGAGCCGGACTGGGCGATGGTGCTATCTATGAGCTGTTTAATAGCAGCCCTGACTCCAAAGAATTACGCCGCATTATGCCGGGGCAGACCATTGCTTTTGCTATCAGCGATGATGGCAAGCTGGAAAAGCTGACCTACGTAAAAAATGAGCTGACCAGCCTGGAATTCTCCCGTACCGAGAAAGGCTTCAGTAGCAAAAAAGTAGAGCGCGAACCGGAAATCCGTACCGCATTCCGCCACGCCACTATTAACAGCTCATTGTTCATGGCCGGCAAAAATGCCGGTATGTCGAACAGCATGGTGATGGATCTTGCCAACATCTTCGCCTGGGATATCGACTTTGCCCAGGATATTCGCCGCGGTGATCAGTTCAAGGTGATGTTCGAAGAAAAGTTCATTGACGGTAAAAAAATTGGTAATGGTGCGATTTTGGCGGTTGAGTTTATCAACCAGGGCAAAAAGCATAATGCTGTACGTTATACCGACCGCGAAGGCTACACCAACTATTACACCCCGACGGGCGAAAGTATGCGCAAAGCGTTTTTGCGTATGCCAGTCGACTTCGCCCGCATCAGCTCACACTTTAATCTGAATCGCAAACACCCGGTACTACACACCATTCGCGCGCACAAAGGCACTGATTACGCAGCCCCTCGTGGTACGCCAATCAAAGCGGCGGGCGATGGCAAGATAGTACATGCCGCTGCGAAAGGCGGTTATGGTAATACCGTGATCATCCAGCACGGACAGGGCTACCAAACCTTGTATGCTCACATGCATAATTTTGCGCGCAACATCAAGTCAGGCTCACGGGTGCGACAGGGCGATATTATCGGCTACGTAGGCACCACCGGTCTTTCCACCGGTCCGCATTTGCACTATGAGTTCCACGTTAATGGCGTTCCAAAAAATCCGCTGACCATTGACCTCCCCAAAACCGTTGCGATCGAAAAATCCGAGAAGCAGGAATTCCTGAGCAAAACCCGGATGGTTGTAGCGCAGCTTGATCAATACAGAACCCCTACCCAGCTCGCACTGGCTGACGATACCGAACCCAACATCAACTGA
- the thiE gene encoding thiamine phosphate synthase yields MSKLYAITDSQLMPGQLLFDGVNAALQGGCRLVQYRDKSGDAVKRRQEAEGLLEICHYHGARLIINDDPLLAKAIGAHGVHLGQTDGDARAARQLLGPEAMLGVTCHASLEFARQALADGASYIAFGRFFPSQTKPDAPPAPLSLISEAATRYPDTQVVAIGGITLDNAATITEAGAHYVAVSHALFNAPDIRWQAEQFSRL; encoded by the coding sequence ATGAGCAAACTTTACGCAATTACCGACAGCCAACTGATGCCCGGGCAATTATTATTTGATGGGGTAAATGCGGCATTGCAAGGCGGTTGCCGCCTGGTGCAATACCGGGACAAATCCGGGGATGCGGTAAAACGCCGCCAGGAAGCTGAGGGACTATTGGAGATTTGCCACTATCACGGTGCCCGTCTGATTATTAACGACGATCCTTTACTGGCAAAAGCCATAGGCGCTCACGGCGTGCATCTGGGGCAAACTGATGGTGACGCCAGGGCCGCACGGCAGCTACTGGGGCCGGAAGCGATGCTGGGCGTTACCTGCCATGCTTCGCTGGAGTTTGCCCGGCAAGCGCTGGCAGATGGTGCCAGCTATATTGCTTTCGGGCGCTTTTTCCCGTCGCAAACCAAACCCGATGCGCCACCTGCCCCGCTATCCCTGATTAGCGAAGCCGCAACACGTTATCCGGACACTCAGGTGGTAGCAATTGGCGGCATCACCCTGGACAACGCAGCAACCATTACCGAAGCCGGTGCGCATTACGTCGCCGTAAGCCATGCACTTTTCAATGCACCGGATATTCGCTGGCAGGCCGAGCAATTTTCCAGGCTGTAA
- the argC gene encoding N-acetyl-gamma-glutamyl-phosphate reductase, with protein MIKAGIVGATGYTGVELLRLLARHSQVEVTVITSRAEAGVKVADIYPSLRGHIDLAFTEPDINTLGACDVVFFATPHGVAQNLMPALMKTPARIIDLSADFRIRDVPVWEKWYGQAHGAPELVNQAVYGLPEVNREKIRTAKLIACPGCYPTATQLGFLPLIENNLVDPGRLISNAASGASGAGRQGKIDVLLTEISDSFKAYGVAGHRHLPEIEQGLGDVQPAGANPISLTFVPHLLPIIRGIHATLYATALDVKNLPDLQQLYEQRYANEPFVDVLPAGVLPQTRTVKGSNICRIAVLRPQDKDTIVVLSIIDNLTKGASGQAVQNMNIMFGFDEKEGLDIVALLP; from the coding sequence GTGATTAAAGCAGGCATTGTTGGCGCGACAGGTTATACCGGTGTGGAGCTGTTGCGGTTATTGGCACGTCACTCCCAGGTTGAAGTCACGGTCATTACCTCGCGCGCTGAAGCTGGCGTTAAAGTCGCGGATATTTACCCCAGTTTGCGTGGCCATATTGACCTCGCATTTACCGAACCGGATATCAACACGCTCGGTGCCTGCGACGTGGTATTTTTCGCAACACCGCATGGCGTAGCGCAAAACCTGATGCCAGCGCTGATGAAAACCCCGGCGCGTATTATCGACCTCTCGGCAGACTTCCGTATTCGTGATGTGCCAGTGTGGGAGAAATGGTATGGCCAGGCACATGGTGCTCCCGAACTGGTGAATCAGGCGGTTTACGGACTGCCGGAAGTTAACCGGGAAAAAATTCGCACTGCCAAACTGATTGCCTGTCCGGGTTGTTATCCAACGGCAACCCAGTTGGGCTTTCTGCCTCTGATTGAAAATAATCTGGTGGATCCCGGACGTCTTATCTCCAACGCAGCCAGCGGTGCCAGCGGTGCGGGTCGCCAGGGAAAAATTGACGTGTTGCTGACCGAAATCAGCGATAGCTTCAAGGCCTATGGCGTTGCCGGGCATCGTCATTTGCCGGAGATTGAGCAGGGTCTCGGTGATGTGCAACCGGCCGGTGCCAACCCGATATCGCTGACCTTTGTGCCGCATTTGCTGCCAATCATTCGGGGTATTCACGCAACACTCTATGCCACCGCGCTGGATGTGAAAAACCTGCCGGACTTGCAACAGCTGTATGAGCAACGTTATGCCAACGAGCCGTTTGTGGATGTGTTGCCAGCCGGTGTATTACCGCAAACGCGTACCGTAAAAGGCTCCAACATATGTCGCATTGCGGTATTAAGACCGCAGGACAAAGATACCATCGTGGTGCTTTCCATTATTGACAACCTCACCAAAGGCGCTTCCGGACAGGCTGTTCAGAACATGAACATCATGTTCGGGTTTGATGAAAAGGAAGGTCTGGATATCGTTGCCTTGTTGCCGTAA
- a CDS encoding DUF6776 family protein has product MSVKGSTQYRMVVMPYRPMRRVFTYFLLALIFLIATGASFFFGYGHASSGGNLASVGDVPSEQFLELQEETDALRQEIANLQMASAVDKQGYDDIRREAVEQKARILELEHDITVYRGMLPTANGSNPLGISVGSLTLTGQGGVRGYKYKLLVQQLSANKEAFKGTLKFSILGTKDNKALEIPLHQVSAQASDERIPLDFKYFQNLEGELLLPEGFSAERVIIVVESSDRKKTTHVERQLDWSVTAL; this is encoded by the coding sequence ATGTCAGTAAAAGGAAGTACGCAATATCGCATGGTGGTGATGCCTTATCGCCCCATGCGCCGTGTTTTTACCTATTTTCTGCTGGCGCTGATTTTTTTAATTGCTACCGGTGCCAGCTTCTTTTTCGGTTATGGCCATGCGTCCTCCGGGGGCAATCTGGCGTCGGTGGGCGATGTTCCGTCCGAGCAATTTCTTGAGTTGCAGGAAGAGACAGATGCCCTGCGTCAGGAAATTGCCAACCTGCAAATGGCGTCTGCCGTGGATAAGCAAGGCTACGACGATATTCGCCGTGAAGCCGTGGAGCAAAAAGCCAGAATTCTTGAGCTGGAACACGACATTACGGTTTATCGCGGTATGTTGCCTACCGCCAATGGCTCCAATCCGCTCGGAATCAGTGTCGGCTCGTTAACCTTGACGGGGCAGGGTGGGGTGCGCGGTTATAAGTACAAGCTGCTGGTACAACAACTTTCTGCTAACAAAGAAGCCTTCAAAGGCACCTTGAAGTTCTCGATTCTCGGCACTAAAGACAACAAGGCGCTGGAGATTCCCTTGCACCAGGTGTCGGCACAGGCGTCTGACGAGCGCATTCCGCTGGATTTCAAATACTTTCAGAACCTGGAAGGTGAGCTGCTGCTGCCGGAAGGCTTTTCTGCAGAGCGCGTCATCATTGTCGTGGAATCTTCCGACAGAAAAAAAACAACCCATGTGGAGCGACAGCTGGACTGGTCGGTTACCGCTTTATAA
- a CDS encoding response regulator transcription factor, with protein MTDTAQNFMIVEDDPVFGMVLQRALSRRGFNVHHAPDMAAALQLSQHHQFDKAVVDLKLEQESGLTVIAELKLRQPAMEIVMLTGYSSISTAVDAIKLGAINYLSKPANVDEILACFESVAAVATDDQQNISYASVERREWEYIQKVLSENEGNVSATARCLGMHRRTLQRKLQKRPVKQ; from the coding sequence ATGACTGACACCGCACAAAATTTTATGATTGTTGAGGATGACCCGGTATTTGGCATGGTGTTGCAACGTGCGCTATCACGGCGCGGTTTCAACGTTCATCACGCTCCGGACATGGCAGCCGCATTGCAGCTGTCACAACATCACCAGTTTGATAAAGCGGTGGTCGATTTAAAGCTGGAACAGGAATCGGGGCTGACGGTTATCGCTGAACTTAAACTGCGACAGCCGGCTATGGAAATTGTGATGCTAACCGGTTATTCAAGCATCTCTACTGCCGTGGATGCCATCAAACTGGGGGCGATTAATTACCTTAGCAAACCGGCCAATGTGGATGAAATTCTGGCGTGTTTTGAATCGGTAGCGGCAGTGGCAACTGATGACCAACAAAATATCAGCTACGCGTCTGTCGAAAGGCGGGAGTGGGAATATATCCAAAAAGTGTTATCGGAAAATGAAGGCAACGTGTCGGCAACCGCTCGTTGCCTTGGTATGCATCGCCGGACGCTACAACGTAAATTGCAAAAGCGCCCGGTCAAACAATAA
- a CDS encoding 2-isopropylmalate synthase → MAAKDKLIIFDTTLRDGEQSPGASMTRDEKVRIAKMLEKMNVDVIEAGFAIASQGDFEAVRSVAEAIKDSTVCSLARAVKGDIERAAEAIKPANSGRIHTFIATSPIHMQYKLQMEPEKVLEQAVAAVKLARNFTDDVEFSLEDASRSQFDFMCRIIDAVITAGAKTINLPDTVGYAVPDEYGSMFGRLLQAIPNADKAIFSTHCHNDLGLAVANSLSAVMHGARQIECTINGLGERAGNAALEEIVMALKTRKDFMPVETHIDASHIVPTSRLVASITGFPVQPNKAIVGANAFAHESGIHQDGILKHRETYEIMRAEDVGWNTNKLVLGKHSGRAAVKARFSALGLTFESDALFNEAFIRFKALADKKHEIFDEDLQALVTDSSVESEGNNIQLAELEVVSKSGQLPVATLSLLVGEQLKAASSTGSGPVDAAFKAIESVAQSGAVLQLYSVNAITQGSDSQGDVTVRLEKNGLIVNGVGADTDIVVASVKAYLHALNLMQDHHIKPHPHQAGI, encoded by the coding sequence ATGGCTGCAAAAGACAAACTGATTATTTTTGACACAACATTGCGTGATGGTGAGCAAAGCCCTGGTGCATCAATGACCCGGGACGAAAAAGTTCGTATCGCCAAAATGCTGGAAAAAATGAATGTCGATGTCATTGAAGCTGGATTTGCAATTGCCAGCCAGGGTGATTTTGAAGCTGTTCGATCTGTGGCTGAGGCCATCAAAGACTCCACCGTTTGCAGTTTGGCCCGCGCGGTCAAAGGGGATATTGAACGTGCCGCGGAGGCAATCAAGCCGGCAAATTCAGGGCGTATCCATACGTTTATCGCAACCTCGCCGATTCACATGCAGTATAAGTTGCAAATGGAGCCGGAAAAGGTTCTTGAACAGGCTGTTGCGGCGGTAAAACTGGCGAGAAATTTCACCGATGACGTAGAGTTTTCGCTGGAGGATGCCAGCCGTTCCCAATTTGATTTTATGTGTCGGATTATTGATGCCGTCATTACCGCTGGCGCGAAAACAATTAATCTGCCGGATACCGTTGGTTATGCGGTTCCCGATGAATACGGTTCGATGTTTGGCCGTTTGTTACAGGCGATTCCCAATGCGGACAAAGCGATTTTTTCAACCCATTGCCATAACGACCTCGGGCTTGCAGTAGCAAATTCGCTGTCTGCGGTGATGCATGGTGCAAGGCAAATTGAGTGTACGATCAATGGCCTGGGTGAGCGCGCAGGTAACGCAGCGCTTGAAGAAATTGTTATGGCGTTGAAAACCCGTAAAGATTTTATGCCGGTTGAGACGCATATTGATGCATCCCATATCGTGCCTACCTCGCGTCTTGTTGCCAGTATTACCGGTTTCCCTGTGCAGCCCAACAAAGCCATTGTGGGAGCCAATGCTTTTGCCCATGAGTCCGGCATTCACCAGGACGGAATCCTGAAGCACCGTGAAACCTATGAAATTATGAGAGCCGAAGATGTTGGTTGGAATACTAACAAATTGGTGCTCGGCAAACATTCCGGTAGAGCCGCCGTAAAAGCCCGCTTTTCTGCGCTTGGGCTGACATTTGAAAGTGATGCACTTTTCAACGAAGCATTTATACGTTTTAAAGCGCTGGCTGACAAAAAACACGAAATTTTCGATGAAGATTTGCAAGCGCTGGTAACTGATAGCAGTGTGGAATCGGAAGGCAATAATATTCAGCTTGCCGAACTGGAAGTGGTCAGTAAGTCAGGGCAGTTACCTGTAGCGACTTTGTCTCTGTTGGTGGGTGAACAGCTTAAGGCTGCATCCAGCACCGGCAGCGGACCGGTTGACGCAGCATTTAAAGCTATTGAAAGCGTTGCTCAAAGCGGTGCCGTTCTGCAGCTGTATTCGGTGAATGCAATAACCCAGGGATCCGACTCACAAGGCGATGTTACCGTGCGTCTTGAAAAGAATGGTCTGATTGTTAATGGAGTAGGCGCCGACACGGATATTGTGGTTGCATCTGTAAAAGCCTATTTGCATGCATTGAATCTTATGCAGGACCATCATATTAAACCACACCCGCATCAGGCTGGTATTTGA
- the rimI gene encoding ribosomal protein S18-alanine N-acetyltransferase, with amino-acid sequence MSEMQPSDVFANTTNEITYRLITAEDIDTVMDIERKAHSHPWRRSSFEDCLQGRQKCWLAIVNNEIRGYIVVAHGGGDAELLNVVVAPTWQRKGLGRQMLEHAVKAVETHADMLFLEVRVSNHRAIELYSAEGFFEVGHRKNYYPTVNGHEDALLMARQL; translated from the coding sequence ATGAGTGAAATGCAACCTTCCGATGTTTTCGCCAACACCACGAATGAAATCACCTATCGGCTTATTACCGCAGAAGACATCGATACGGTGATGGATATAGAGCGAAAAGCGCACTCTCACCCCTGGCGACGTTCCAGCTTTGAAGACTGTTTGCAAGGGCGTCAAAAATGCTGGCTGGCTATTGTTAACAATGAAATTCGCGGATACATCGTGGTGGCTCATGGTGGTGGTGATGCAGAGTTGCTCAATGTTGTTGTTGCGCCGACCTGGCAGCGCAAGGGGCTGGGGCGGCAAATGCTCGAGCATGCGGTGAAGGCTGTGGAGACACATGCGGATATGTTATTTCTGGAAGTACGCGTGTCCAACCATCGCGCTATTGAGCTCTACAGCGCAGAAGGATTTTTTGAGGTGGGGCACCGTAAAAATTATTATCCGACCGTGAATGGGCATGAAGACGCATTATTGATGGCGCGACAGCTGTAA
- the hemJ gene encoding protoporphyrinogen oxidase HemJ, with protein MLWIKAFHIIAVVTWFAALFYLPRLFVYHSMSEDETSRERFKIMERKLYRGIATPSMVVVILLGAWMSYLNWAWYSQTGWYWCKLILVAILMGYHHACAVYMRQLKEDRCRKSHVFFRWFNEFPVLLLVGIILLVVVKPF; from the coding sequence ATGCTGTGGATTAAAGCCTTTCATATTATTGCGGTGGTGACCTGGTTTGCCGCCCTTTTTTACCTGCCTCGCCTGTTCGTTTATCACAGCATGAGTGAAGACGAAACCAGCCGCGAGCGCTTTAAAATCATGGAGCGCAAGTTGTATCGCGGCATAGCCACACCGTCGATGGTAGTGGTTATTTTGCTGGGCGCCTGGATGAGCTATTTAAACTGGGCCTGGTACTCACAAACCGGCTGGTATTGGTGCAAGCTGATTCTGGTTGCCATTCTTATGGGTTATCACCATGCCTGCGCTGTTTATATGCGCCAATTAAAAGAAGACCGCTGCCGTAAAAGTCACGTCTTCTTTCGCTGGTTCAATGAATTTCCGGTGTTGTTGCTGGTGGGAATTATTCTCCTTGTAGTGGTCAAGCCGTTTTAA
- the erpA gene encoding iron-sulfur cluster insertion protein ErpA, which translates to MSTAEVFTPQAFMVSDNAIAKVRSLIEEEENTELKLRVYVTGGGCSGFQYGFTFDESVAEDDSVVERDGVKVLVDAMSYPYLAGAQVHYEEGLQGSRFIVQNPNAASTCGCGSSFSI; encoded by the coding sequence ATGTCTACAGCAGAAGTTTTCACGCCTCAGGCGTTCATGGTTAGTGATAACGCCATCGCCAAAGTCAGAAGCCTGATTGAGGAAGAAGAAAATACAGAGCTCAAGTTGCGCGTTTATGTAACGGGTGGCGGTTGTTCCGGGTTTCAATACGGTTTTACTTTCGATGAAAGCGTTGCAGAAGATGATTCTGTAGTGGAGCGTGATGGCGTCAAAGTACTGGTTGATGCCATGAGTTACCCCTATCTGGCTGGCGCCCAGGTTCATTATGAAGAAGGGCTGCAAGGCTCCCGTTTTATTGTGCAAAACCCCAATGCAGCAAGTACTTGCGGTTGCGGCTCGTCTTTCTCGATCTAA
- the tyrS gene encoding tyrosine--tRNA ligase — protein MSSVNQHLFQDLQDRGLIAQTTGGDALATYLSEAPRTLYSGFDPTADSLHIGHLVPLLALKRFQLAGHKPIALVGGATGLIGDPSFKAQERKLNTADVVAGWVDRLRQQVSRFIDFDCGDNAAEVVNNLDWVADMNVLDFLRDVGKHFSINNMINKESVRQRIEREGEGISFTEFTYILLQSFDFAELYKRSGCTLQIGGSDQWGNITGGIDLTRRTHGAQVYGLTMPLVTKADGTKFGKTEGGTIWLDAAKTSPYAFYQFWLGTADADVYKFLKYFTFLSVSEIDQIESEDRQREGRPEAQRILADEMTRLIHGDAGLAAAKRITAALFNGDHASLSEQDYQQLKLDGLPFAGVARSSVGELPLTQLLVDNGVAGSGKQIKDALANGGLVVNGRALAPADNMNAVEIFAPANAVFGGFYLIRMGKKKYHLFEIQ, from the coding sequence ATGAGCTCGGTTAATCAACATTTGTTTCAGGACTTGCAGGATCGCGGGCTAATCGCCCAAACAACTGGCGGCGATGCTCTTGCTACTTATTTGAGCGAGGCCCCCCGTACTCTTTATAGTGGTTTTGATCCAACAGCTGATAGTCTGCACATTGGCCATTTAGTTCCCTTGCTTGCCCTAAAACGTTTTCAATTGGCCGGGCACAAACCCATCGCGCTGGTTGGCGGTGCTACCGGGCTCATTGGTGATCCCAGCTTCAAAGCCCAGGAAAGAAAGCTCAATACCGCCGATGTGGTTGCTGGCTGGGTAGATCGCCTCCGTCAGCAGGTCAGCCGTTTTATTGATTTTGATTGCGGCGATAACGCGGCAGAAGTGGTCAACAATCTGGATTGGGTTGCCGATATGAACGTGCTGGATTTCCTGCGCGATGTCGGCAAGCACTTCTCCATTAACAATATGATCAACAAAGAGTCGGTGCGTCAGCGCATCGAGCGCGAAGGCGAAGGAATTTCCTTTACCGAGTTCACCTATATATTACTGCAGTCTTTTGACTTTGCCGAATTGTACAAACGTTCCGGCTGTACCCTGCAAATTGGTGGTAGCGATCAGTGGGGAAATATTACCGGCGGTATTGATCTGACTCGCAGAACCCACGGTGCTCAGGTTTATGGTTTGACCATGCCTTTGGTAACCAAGGCCGACGGTACCAAGTTTGGCAAGACAGAAGGCGGAACTATTTGGCTGGATGCTGCCAAAACATCCCCCTATGCCTTCTATCAGTTCTGGCTGGGTACGGCGGATGCCGATGTTTATAAATTTCTGAAATATTTCACCTTTCTTTCGGTGTCCGAAATCGATCAAATCGAAAGTGAAGATCGTCAGCGTGAAGGGCGTCCGGAGGCTCAGCGTATTCTTGCGGATGAAATGACTCGCCTGATTCACGGCGATGCAGGACTTGCGGCGGCCAAGCGAATTACTGCAGCTCTCTTTAATGGCGATCACGCGAGTCTCTCCGAGCAGGATTATCAGCAATTGAAGCTGGATGGTTTGCCATTTGCCGGCGTGGCTCGTTCATCTGTCGGTGAATTGCCGCTTACGCAGTTGCTGGTTGATAACGGCGTTGCCGGTTCTGGCAAGCAAATAAAAGATGCATTGGCAAATGGTGGTCTGGTTGTTAACGGTCGGGCCTTGGCGCCGGCAGATAATATGAATGCTGTGGAAATATTTGCGCCGGCCAATGCTGTGTTCGGCGGTTTCTATCTGATCCGCATGGGCAAAAAGAAATACCACCTGTTTGAAATTCAGTGA
- a CDS encoding bactofilin family protein, translated as MFGSRKSSSISNHHTLVSRATRLEGDIHFAGELQIEGKVVGNITAEPGQDARIVVAETGLVEGDIRVPSAVINGFVQGDIHSSAHVELAAKAVVAGNVNYVSIEMVKGSQVNGSLICNDTRKAPEPLLISSQIAETVAD; from the coding sequence ATGTTTGGCTCAAGGAAATCATCAAGCATCTCCAATCACCACACGCTGGTATCCCGGGCTACTCGCCTCGAAGGCGATATCCATTTTGCTGGTGAGTTGCAAATTGAGGGTAAGGTCGTTGGTAATATCACCGCCGAGCCGGGGCAGGATGCGAGAATTGTGGTGGCTGAAACCGGTCTGGTAGAGGGCGATATTCGCGTGCCGTCCGCCGTTATCAACGGGTTTGTGCAAGGCGATATCCATTCATCTGCCCACGTAGAGCTGGCAGCCAAAGCCGTGGTGGCCGGGAATGTTAATTATGTTTCCATCGAGATGGTCAAAGGTTCCCAGGTCAATGGCAGCCTTATTTGCAATGATACGAGAAAGGCGCCGGAACCCTTGTTAATCTCCAGCCAGATAGCCGAGACGGTCGCAGACTGA